In Geopsychrobacter electrodiphilus DSM 16401, a single window of DNA contains:
- a CDS encoding TIGR00725 family protein: MKIKPRIIGVIGSSASSQAGLDLAFQVGQGIANAGAVLVTGGLGGVMESASRGCAEAGGLVLGILPSVDSDTANPYVDITIPSGMGHARNILVAQTAQALIAIEGSLGTLSEIAIGLKIGRAVFLLGSELRVEGAVPVETAHMAVNAALRALEEGSNDR; the protein is encoded by the coding sequence CGGCTCGTCTGCCTCCAGTCAGGCTGGATTGGATCTGGCCTTTCAGGTCGGTCAAGGGATAGCGAACGCTGGGGCAGTGTTAGTGACAGGGGGGCTGGGCGGGGTTATGGAATCCGCGTCAAGAGGTTGTGCCGAGGCCGGCGGTCTGGTGCTCGGCATTCTGCCCAGTGTCGATTCCGACACGGCGAACCCCTATGTTGATATTACAATCCCAAGCGGCATGGGACACGCGCGCAATATTCTGGTGGCACAGACGGCCCAGGCTTTGATTGCGATCGAAGGCTCACTTGGGACTCTGTCGGAAATTGCGATCGGCTTAAAAATCGGGCGAGCGGTTTTTCTGCTCGGATCAGAGCTGCGGGTCGAGGGCGCCGTTCCGGTGGAGACCGCACATATGGCGGTGAACGCAGCGCTACGGGCGCTGGAGGAGGGTTCGAATGACAGATGA
- a CDS encoding DHH family phosphoesterase: MTDETVVSTETPRCCGSSVVEKLIDWIRGKGRILIVTHDNPDPDALAAAVALRHLLLMRTGEKAVVAFGGVIERSENRMMVDALELDVVPISELNFDDFGVTCMVDTQPGTGNNSYPENRPLHLLIDHHPPLRNYSDIYWVDVRPEYGASATILFEYLRAQGLSIATRLATCLFYALKSETQDLGREWSKADREAYLYLLPLANNQILYRLTHPPVSSTYYSTFHRAIENATVYGKVLVFNLFHVENPDLVAELADFLLRQKDVCYVLGLGCYKGDELLSVRTTKPEARLGSVIREMIAGMGTAGGHGMMAGGQIRGVAEDKSSQQELEHLLTRRYIKALGLQPEPGIALLETKP; the protein is encoded by the coding sequence ATGACAGATGAGACCGTTGTCTCTACCGAAACGCCCCGCTGTTGCGGTAGTTCGGTTGTTGAGAAGCTGATCGACTGGATTCGTGGCAAGGGACGCATCCTGATCGTCACCCATGATAATCCCGACCCCGATGCCCTGGCAGCCGCTGTCGCCTTGCGTCATCTGCTTCTGATGAGAACGGGTGAGAAAGCAGTGGTCGCCTTTGGCGGGGTGATCGAACGCAGTGAAAATCGTATGATGGTCGATGCCCTTGAGCTTGATGTGGTACCGATTTCTGAACTGAATTTTGATGATTTCGGGGTGACCTGCATGGTTGATACCCAGCCTGGCACCGGAAATAATTCTTATCCTGAAAATCGCCCTCTGCATCTATTGATAGATCATCATCCGCCGCTTCGCAATTACTCTGATATTTATTGGGTCGATGTGCGGCCTGAATATGGGGCATCGGCCACCATTCTATTCGAATATCTGCGCGCTCAGGGTCTCTCGATCGCTACGCGATTGGCAACCTGCCTTTTTTATGCGCTGAAATCCGAAACTCAAGATCTGGGGCGCGAATGGTCTAAAGCTGATCGCGAGGCTTATCTTTATCTGTTGCCGCTGGCGAATAATCAGATTCTTTACCGTTTGACCCATCCCCCTGTATCGAGCACCTACTATTCGACTTTTCACCGCGCGATAGAGAACGCCACGGTGTACGGCAAGGTGCTTGTTTTCAATCTTTTTCATGTGGAGAACCCCGATCTTGTCGCTGAATTGGCCGATTTTCTGTTACGCCAGAAGGATGTCTGCTATGTCTTGGGGCTCGGCTGTTATAAGGGAGATGAGCTGTTGTCGGTTCGTACTACCAAACCGGAAGCTCGGCTCGGCTCGGTGATTCGGGAGATGATCGCAGGGATGGGGACCGCCGGCGGTCACGGCATGATGGCGGGCGGGCAGATACGTGGAGTCGCAGAAGATAAAAGCTCGCAGCAAGAG